gtggtgttgtagtaacatagtagaatacagtagtgctgtacagtcattatagtagtgtgtggtgttgtagtatcatagtagaatacagtagtgctgtacagtcattatagtagtgtgtggtggtgtagtatCATAGTAGAAAACAGTAGTCCTGTACAGTCAttatagtagtgtgtggtgttgtagtatcatagtagaatacagtagtcctgtacagtcattatagtagtgtgtggtgttgtagtatcATAGTAGAATACAGTAGTCCTGTACAGTCGttatagtagtgtgtagtggtgtagtatcatagtagaatacagtagttctgtacagtcattatagtagtgtgtggtgttgtagtatcATAGTAGAAAACAGTAGTCCTGTACAGTCAttatagtagtgtgtggtgttgtagtatcatagtagaatacagtagtcctgtacagtcattatagtagtgtgtggtgttgtagtatcATAGTAGAATACAGTAGTCCTGTACAGTCGttatagtagtgtgtagtggtgtagtatcATAGTAGAAAACAGTAGTGCTGTACAGTCAttatagtagtgtgtggtgttgtagtatcatagtagaatacagtagtgctgtacagtcattatagtagtgtgtggtgttgtagtatcatagtagaatacagtagtgctgtacagtcattatagtagtgtgtggtgttgtagtatcatagtagaatacagtagtcctgtacagtcattatagtagtgtgtggtgttgtagtatcATAGTAGAATACAGTAGTCCTGTACAGTCGttatagtagtgtgtagtggtgtagtatcatagtagaatacagtagttctgtacagtcattatagtagtgtgtggtgttgtagtatcATAGCAGAATACAGTAGTCCTGTACAGTCGttatagtagtgtgtggtgttgtagtaacatagtagaatacagtagtgctgtacagtcattatagtagtgtgtggtgttgtagtatcatagtagaatacagtagtgctgtacagtcattatagtagtgtgtggtgttgtagtatcATAGTAGAAAACAGTAGTCCTGTACAGTCAttatagtagtgtgtggtgttgtagtatcATAGTAGAATACAGTAGTCCTGTACAGTCGttatagtagtgtgtggtgttgtagtatcATAGTAGAATACAGTAGTCCTGTACAGTCGttatagtagtgtgtagtggtgtagtatcATAGTAGAATACAGTAGCTCTGTACAGTCAttatagtagtgtgtggtgttgtagtatcatagtagaatacagtagtcctgtacagtcattatagtagtgtgtggtgttgtagtatcATAGTAGAATACAGTAGTCCTGTACAGTCGttatagtagtgtgtggtgttgtagtaaCATAGTAGAAAACAGTAGTCCTGTACAGTCAttatagtagtgtgtggtgttgtagtatcatagtagaatacagtagtcctgtacagtcattatagtagtgtgtggtgttgtagtatcatagtagaatacagtagtcctgtacagtcattatagtagtgtgtggtgttgtagtatcATAGTAGAAAACAGTAGTCCTGTACAGTCAttatagtagtgtgtggtgttgtagtatcatagtagaatacagtagtgctgtacagtcattatagtagtgtgtggtgttgtagtatcATAGTAGAATACAGTAGTCCATTACAGTCAttatagtagtgtgtggtgtctggGTTGAGTCTGCTAATGTGTACATTAAATACTGTATCACAACAGTATACTGGACATAAAGGGTTGTGAATGTGTACCGTTTTTGATTAATTTGTTTGTAGTTTGTGGTATGTGTTATAACGTCCTCAAGGCGATAGCCAGTGTGGTTTGGCAGGGTTACTTGTATACGTCAACAAAAGTGTTTGTGGTATTGTCCAAGTAGACTTCAGTAACAGCTCGTCTGAAGGTGTGTTTGTAGACTTCAGTAACAGCTTGTCTGAAGGTGTGTTTGTAGACTTCAGTAACAGCTTGTCTGAAGGTGTGTTTGTAGACTTCAGTAACAGCTCGTCTGAAGGTGTGTTTGTAGCCTTCAGTAACAGCTCGTCTGAAGGTGTGTTTGTAGCCTTCAGTAACAGCTCGTCTGAAGGTGTGTTTGTAGACTTCCCCTTTAGATTTGCTCATATTTATTAAAGGTGCCAGGAAACGTAGGCGTAATGGAGTGATGGCGTAACAGGAAGTGTAAATACTTTTAATGTCGTCTCCCAGGCGGAGGAAGTGTGTGATGACCCAGTTCAGTCTCTCCCCTGCATGATAGCGTGCACTAACCCACAACACACTGCTGGCCTCCAATAACCCACAACACACTGCTGGCCTCCAATAACCCACAACACACTGCTGGCCTCCAATAACCCACAACACACTGCTGGCCTCCAATAACCCATAACACACTGCTACACTCTGAGTGCTGCCTTGTTGGCCACCATTTTAACCTAAAGTTTGCATGTCCTGTTTCTCACTCTCCATGTGCaagtgtatctctctctctctctctctctctctctctctctctctctctctctctctctctctctctctctctctctctctctcgctctctctgttgtgtgcatgcactctcgtactctctctctctctctctgttgtgtgcatgcactctctccctctctctctctctcccctctctctctctctctctctctctctctgttgtgtgcatgcactctctctctccctctacctctctccctctacctctctctccctctctctctccctctctctctctctctctctctctctctctctctctctcaggctcaGGGTAGACCTGCTCCTCCTACTAAACCCCTCCCACCTGATCCTGTCTCTAATCAACTCTCACAGGTAATCTCCACAATCTGAGTAcatcacctctctcactctagCAAATAACCACATATTCAACCACTGCCTTCTCTGCTACCCCAGTCAGCAGGGCAACGGCccgccccccccaccaagcccctcccaccagacCCAGCCCCCTCAGAGAGCACGACCCAGCGAAAGGTAGAGACGGACTACAGCCACGCATGACCGTGCGCTTGTGTGCTCTAACAAGCACAGCAGAACTGCCTCGCGTCTCAGTCATGCTAGCAGGGTCCGTCTAGAGGGGCGTGGCCCTACCATGTGACCTGGGGCTGTGCATGTGACCGTGTCCATGTTGATGGGATTGGTTTAGGTTGCTATTAAGGGTGCGCTGGGTACTGGTGTTGATCCGAGTGCCATAAGGCAGGGTTTCCCACCTGAACCATCATTGGGTTATCAGTGTGAACGTCAGTGGGCGGATTACAGCGTCACGGTGACCCACACTGCACTGCTGTATTTAGGGTGTATGGGACAGAACCCTGCTTTACGTGCACATGGGCTGTGGCCTTGTGGGTTGATGTTGGTGTGTTTAACTGTTTGTGTTTACTGTGACGGGAGACGGAGCAAGAAATAAAAAATGCAGAATACAGgagattattatattattatattattataagatTTATGTTATtagattattatattattagattattattatattattataagatTATATTATTAGATGATTATGTTATTAGATTATTATattagattattattatattagatTATTATTAGATTATTATATACGCCATCGTTGTGATTAAAGGACTAAACCACAAACGAAAACAACATAATACACCTGATACACTTCTTAAGTTAACATGTCTGCTCCAATAGAGAAATACGTTTACTAGAGAAcaaaacatactgtaagcaATCTCTATTAAAGCTGAAACCTTGTTCCGTCACTTgttgtagtatgtagtatgtagtatgcaCTGAGGTTGGTGATAGCGTACTTAAGCTTGTGTTGGGGTGAATTAAGGGCTCGTGTTCAGGGAGGATTGGTGCATGGCCCGTGATTCTCTGCTGGATTTGGGGGTGATGAAGTGTCATGTAGTGAGTGATGGTCCCCAGTTTCATACGTCTCCTCTGTGTTCAACTCCTGTGTTTTTTACTGGACCTCCAGCCAACAGTGACACGCCCAGCTGCTCCGagcaagcccctcccccccgacCCTGTCCTATCAGACAGACAGGTACCTGCACGCTGCGGTCTCGTAGAGAGTGGCCCGGCGGCCCTGTGCTGCTGCACGTCTCTACGGGCCTCCAGAACCTTCCGGTCTCTTTTGAATTCTTGTTGTCTTGCTGTTGAATCCTGTGTTGCACCTTTAAACAATGAACTTCCCGATCGCTTGTCTGGAGAAGAGAAAAACATGAGTGTTTATGTCTTACGCTCAGCTATCTCCTTTCAGCTGGAACACCCCGTTCCCCCAAGACCGCCGGCTCCCAGGAAGCCTCTGCCCGCAGACCCCTGTGGTTACCCCACTGCTGGGGCCCCCTGCCCGCCCTCTCAGCCTGGAGCCCTACGCCCCTCTCAGCCTGGGGCCCTCCGCCCGCCCTGTCAGCCTGGGGCCCTCCGCCCACCCTGTCAGCCTGGGGCCCTCCGCCCACCCTGTCAGCCTGGGGGAGCCCATGCAGCTCCTGCTGTGTCTTCCCCCTTCACTACATCTGCTGCTTCTCTTcctgcaaggtgtgtgtgtgtgtgtgtgtgtgtgtgtgtgtgtgtgtgtgtgtgtgtgtgtgtgtgtgtgtgtgtgtgtgtgtgtgtgtgtgtgtgtgtgtgtgtgtgtgtgggtgggtgggtgggtgggtgggtgggtgggtggtgttttCAGAGTTTTATTCACTTTTGTGCTACCGAAACAATTACTTAAAATGTGTAGATGCAAAGATGCGGTGTATAAAATATACAGGAAGTATagattgtttttcatttttgtctAGACGCGCTCCCCTGCCCCCGATCACAACATCACACCACCCAAGGAAACTCCACAAACCTCCCCAGGTGTAAGGAGGCCCCCCCCCGGGCCCGGTGTGGACCTGCTGGGCCCAGTGTGGATGTGCTGGGCCAGCACACTTGCACAATTCTGATTGCACTGACCACTCTGTGGAGCCTGAGAGATGATTCACAAATGGACGTCTTGGCAAAAACCCAAACAGGATGGATGTCTGGCGGACGACCTCACGTCGGTCCTGTACTGTCATTATGAGCACATCCATGAAGAAAGAGTCCTGAACGTGCGGAGGGTTGCTGCCCACACGGCCGTCTTGTTGTGCTAATCGGAGCGATGCATGTCCCTGTGAGTCAGCGCTGACTCCAGCAGGCCAGGTGTCTACCCACCACCTGTACGCTGCTGCTCCACACCTCCGCTGCACCGCTGGGAAACACACCCTTCACTTTCAGCCAGTAATTGAGAATGATATATTCTATAACTCTAGCTGACTCTCACTGGAGTCCTATAACGTGCAGCGGCCTAGCCGACTCAGTACCGACCCGAAAGGGTTGTGGTTTATGTAACTCTTCCATCCCGCCTGGTTCCCTTGAGCATGCGGCCCAAGGTTGACCATGGAGTTTGGGACATTGACTAACATCATTTGtttaaagtaaaacatgtgttGAATGCCAAGAGGAATGACGTGTGGACGTGTCCCCAGTGTCCGGACGTGTCCCCAGTGTCCCCAAACATTTGTTTGGACTATTTGCCTTTTGTAAATCCCTAATGTGACAGATTGAGATTGATGTGCATCTTGTAATACAGTATTTTTATGCAATAAACATGTGACTTGTTTTCAGTGATGAGTTGTTCTGTATTTTTGGTACACAGTAGTGATTTTGACGACACACGTCCAGACATACAGTAATGGCAGATAAGATAAGGGGTTATGTGTATGATAGGGGgtatgtgtgattcatgtttAGTTGTCATAACTCTTCCCATTCTTAACCTCTTTATAAACACAGTGTCTGCAAAAACtatttattatgtttgtgtaaaataacaaataattaatttaatataaatataaataacaaagaaattttaaaaattgaaaaaaatatatatatgtattttaaacaTTCTTTTGAAAAGCTCAGTGTCTACCTCTTGATGAGCAGTGTACTCCACTAACTCAAGAACCATCACATACTGACCGAGGGCAGAACTCGGCCTAAACACGGATTACAGCAAGTGTGGGAATCTGCACCGCCACTGTTCTCAGAACTGCTGCGGAGTGCAGAGTCATTTatagcaccacacacactacggCCAGGAAGCTGTGCTGTTTTTTTGAATACACACTGTCTCAAAGCAGGTTTAAAATGTTTGGGTCTAAATCTCCACTGAGCAAGACTGTGGTAACACGGGCAAGGAAGATAATCCTGCAGACAGAGGATGAAACGTAGGGGGGACCAAGACTCAAGGAGACCGTCCTCTTAGGACAGCCCAGCTAGGACAGCCCAGCTAGGACAGCCCAACTAGGACAGACCAGCTAGGACAGCCCAGCTAGGACAGCCCAGCTTGGACAGCCCAGCTAGGACAGCCCAGCTAGGACAGCCCAGCTAGGACAGCCCAGCTAGGACAGCCCAGCTAGGACAGACCAGCTAGGACAGCCCAACTAGGACAGCCCAACTAGGACAGACCAGCTAGGACAGCCCAGCTAGGACAGACCAGCTAGGACAGACCAGCTAGGACAGCCCATGTACACAACCCTATTGTAGTCCAGGCAGCTAGTACAGAGTGCAAGCAACTGTTATGCCTTTCTGATTTTGCTATTTAAAAAAGGAACATCTCAAAAAAGGTGACGCAGTTGACGAGCCTGTTCTGTGTTTGTCATGTTGATAACATTTCAAtcaggactttttttttttacgtgtTTCATATCCTGAGCACGGAGCCAGAATGTTAAGGTGACATCTGCCCTCGCTGCTGTGTGCGAGAAGTGTCAGAACTGAAGTGAAGCCTGTGGTTAACATCTTCCTTCCTCTTCATCAGTGGAGATGTGAGCAGAGCTCCATTTCTGAACTTCCGTGTTGAGTTAATCTGACGCAAGTGTGCACTGGTGCCTGTCCTGCTGGGTCTCCTCACTATGACGGGTGTTCATGGATTCTGGACTTTCTGTATCATTTTAGGGTTCCTGCATCTCTCACAAAGCGGCGTCACTCCAAGGACCTCCTTTCTTATCGGTGGGTAGCAACATTTACTGGATTATTTTTATTAACTTTTTATTGTCTTTATTGTTTGATTTTAAGACCTCATAAAGTAACGGAAAATTCTATCAAGAATAATTAGTCATTTCTAATATATAAACAATACAAATTAAATCTGATACTCCAGCACAAAATAACAAAGTTAAGTTTTTTTTAACACTGGCCTATCTAGAAATCATTTTAACAGCTTCAGACAAAGTTTGATCTAAAGTTGAGGCACAATGAATTTAAATCTGGTGTAATGGAGAAATAAAATGTCTAGATtcataaaaacaaaatgcaaatattaatAATACTAAAAATGATAATACAAAACTTGGCCTCTACTTTCTTGGAAGATATTCAGGAAAATCTAGTTCAAACATTGAATGTGATTTACACCATCATTCATTTCCATTGTGACCAAATACAGAATCTTAAATCAACATGCACCAAGATTAAAAGATAGTAATTTAACTAAATTCACAAAAAAGACCCACTACTCATGCTTAAGTTACCACACTAGTAATTAAGATAATTTTCTTAACTATAATGTCTCAAAGATGTGTTATCTATAAAACCACAATTAGACGTTGATGAAATCTACAACCATCTTTTAGCAGCTCTGATGATAAAGATTATTTGCTATATCTGAGCACATGTGTATCTGATGAGCACGTGTGTATCCGATAACGGTTTTCTCTGAAACTCCTAACCAAAATGGGCTCAGTTCTTCGAACAGTCATGTCAGTACAGCACAAGTTCACATAACCCACTGAGAAGAAAGAATGTAAGAGACCACCAACCCCAAACGTCATGACACGTTCTACAACGTTATATCTACAATACACATTTAATCATTCTTATAACCCAACAGGTGAATGGTTTTAATAATAGCAGTCTAGCCTTTTCTCATGGCATTTATGCTTTATTTCTTAAAAGCTTGGCTTAAATGTCATTTTATTAATAGAACAAAAATTATTTTTAGAAGTATTTAAGTTCATATGGCCActtattaaaaaaataagtgaAAATGTTGATAACATATTTTCTTTAGATGAAGTTTAGAGACTCGCATCTCTGGTTGCCATGGCACCCATGCTTGGTGAGTGTTGACAACGTTGCTCAGGACGGTTCCTCTTGTAGTTGTGCTGTTTCACAACAGCTACAGTTGTGTTTCCCAGGAGCTCCAGGCCGCCCCCTCTCTCAACTCAACGATGTTCAAAACACCAGCACGCTGCTGCTGAGCCCAGACGCTGCCACGCTGTTCGTCGGGGGTCGTGATGCTGTGCTGTCCATCGACGTCAGTCAGTCTGATGGCATCACACTTAAGAACAAGGTCTGTCTGTAGTATTAAAAAACCCATAAAGTGTTACTGATTTCTTTGATACTTGAGTTTCCTTTGATTATGAGTTTGAACTTAAGTGTGAGTACACATGAATAATAATTTCCTATTTTAGCAGGATAACATGAGTTTGTTTTACAGTTTGACTGGGTAGCACCAGAAGACTGTGGACGTGACTCTGGAGTGTCCAACAAGGTGGGGTCTGCTTCCTTATCATGTTTATTGACAAGGTCAAGTTCTGGTCACCATCTTGGGTTATTTACCCAACCTTTtatttatgaacaatgcattcTGTTATTTCAATGTTTCAATCAATCTAAATTAGTTTTTCTTGAATTCTACAGATTTGTACAAACTTCGTCCGGATTTTGCAGTTCATCAACTCGACTCATTTGTATGCTTGTGCGTCGGGGCCTTCAAGACCACTCTACACAATCCTAGTAAGGCCCAGTCCTGTTTGAGTTACGTATAGGCCCAGTCCTGTTTGAGTTACGTATAGGCCCAGTCCTGTTTGAGTTACGTATCTTCTCCTGGTTTTCTGCTCATATGTGTGGCTCAACCTCAGGGAACCCAATGCTTCTCTCTCAGACTGCAGATTCTTTGAACATCAGCAAAATGCcagagcaggtcaaaggtcactgcCCCTACCGTGAGAAAGAGAGGAGCACAGCTCTTGTTGTGGGTGAGACCTGTCGGGATTCACAACCTGCGTAGCATCCGCTTACACAATAACAGAACAGCCCAGTACACGCCTGTGTCAACACATTACACGCCCGTCTGAACAGTGATAACTCTGGAATCTTAGTAAAAATGAAAGGTGCTTTTTGCTCAGATGGAAAACTGTTTACTGCCACAACAAGTGACTATTTTGGAAAGACACCTGTCATCGGACGTTATTTTAGCGACAACAGAAATGACCTACAACTTTCAGATCCTAAACCCCTCAAAGGTTCGTCTTTCTCGAACTTTTGCCAGCATAATTTTACACCCTGATCACAGCAAGCCATGACAGTgaacgctctctctctctctctctctctctcatctagaTGCTACTTTCATCAGCTCCTTCTTCATCCCCAGCGAGGGGAAGGTGCTGTTTTTCTTCAGGGAAGAAGGAACCGAGTACAAATTCATCAATGAATTCACTGTGTCGCGTGTGGCCCAAGTCTGTATAGTAAGCAGGCCTTTCTCCTCATTCTCATCTGCTTACAGCAATACATTAGATGTTTGCTGATAAATGCTTAAAATTTTAAATCCAGCACACAAGGTGGGTTATTGCTATTGGAGACACGTCCCTATCTGTGCCTGGCAATACACCAGCATGCATTTGAATCTGCATGCTCCCAAGAAACAGCATAAAGCTATTTTGCAATGCTGAGTTAGTCCGAATCGCAGTACCACACGTGTCCTCTGTGGTGAAATCCATCCCAGAATCCCATTCACTGGATAGGGGATCTAGGTAGGTTTGAAAACCAAGGTGGGCAGAACTGGGTGACATCACGGCACCTGACAGGCCCACATGTTGCTGCTGAGAATCCATTAAACACAAGAGCCACGCCGCATGACGACAGTGAAAGTCGTCCTCACACTCCATGAAGTTCCCGTTCTCACAGTGTCCAGACCTCAGGACCTCAGCTGCTGTACTGAAGCAGCTCTGGGTTACGTCAAGAAAATCTCAGTTCTTACTTTTAAAGTTATTTTCAGTTCCATACCTTCAATATGTCTAGTGTTAAAAATGACAAACTAGAAATTCAGTTTTTAacttaaacaaacaaacaaatactgtAATTAAAGTTTATTATAAAAGTAAAAATGTTCTATCATCATATTTAATGCTCTGAACTAGCCTGATGTGATTGTTATGCTGGGGCATTTAGCACCATGGCATTTCATGCTATTATATTTCATGCTATTATATTACATGTTCAGAGGAACGTTTTGTATTTTATTCATTGGCGGCTGGTTTTGCAGGATGACACAGGAGGCAAGCGGGTCCTTCAGAAGCAATGGACATCGTTTGCCAAGTCTCACCTCGTATGCCAGGTGGAGAAGCAGTTACCTTTCGCTGTGCTCCAGGACATCGTAATGGTGCCACCTGCTGACGACAAAACCCCTGAGAACACAGTGTTCTATGGCACCTTCAGCTCTCAGTGGTCCATACAAAACCCTCTGCTCATGTTATCCAATACAAGTAACATGATTCTGAAAGGCATttagtaactgtgtgtgtgtgagtgtgtttaatttactatctttctctcttgctCATCCGCAGGGCCTTAGCGTCTGGTCGGTCTGCAGTCTGTGCCTTTACGTTAGCAGACATTAAAGCAGCATTCTCAGGAAATTATCAAACCTATAATGTGGAAACTGGTCAATGGAAAGAAAAATCTAACACAGACGCCACGTTGGGCAAAGTAACACAGCCTGGTTATATCTTACCTAAATTGAGCACTTTCAATGCTGAAAATGTACCGATTGTAAAATGTAGCTGCAATCACGAAATCTTCTTTTTGTAGTGTGGGTTACACAATGCCAGTGACAGCACACTGACCCTGGTGAAGAAAGCCTTCCTAACAGCTAAGAAAGTGCAGGCAGCGGTGCATATGCAGGGTTTTACATCCACAGAGGTGTACAGCCGCATCACAGCACAAAGAGTCCAGGCTCATAACGGCTACATCTACACCATCCTCTACCTGCTTAGCGGTGAGGGGGCTTCAATGAGAAATCTCATTTTTGCTGAGACAATCCTGAAACTGGATTTCATTATTTACTTAGCTGGCAAACTCTCACAACCCTTTCGGAAATCTTCTCTGTAGAGACTGGATATCTTCACAAAGTTGTCTTGCTAAAAGACAGATATCACATCATTGAAGCaatccaggtcttcaaacaaccacagatcaccacaaccatccttctctccatcaccaaggttttaaaacatttcacaATTTAAAATGATTATTTTTATAGACCTCAATCTGTTCCAGCCACAAGTACAGCTAAGCAAGGTTCTCCAGTTACTCAAATCTGGCACCTCAACACAAACTCCACAGTGATATTTGCATTAACACTGCTGAACACTGTCCCGTCACATCTATGAAGATAAAATCATTTAAGATATGCAGTGCTAATCTCTCTGGCTGAGAACTGGTGAAAGAAAGATTGATGTTGATATTATGTGTGTCGCATAGTGTGGCAACCTTAAGCTATTTTGCACGGATATCTGCTGCCTTGAGAGATGTTGGTGTCTCCATGTAGGGCGTGGTGTTTGTGGGGTTCTCTGAAAGTGTGATTAgagatgttggtgtttgtggggTTCTCTGAAAGTGTGATTAgagatgttggtgtttgtggggTTCTCTGAAAGTGTGATTAgagatgttggtgtttgtggggTTCTCTGAAAGTGTGATTAgagatgttggtgtttgtggggTTCTCTGAAAGTGTGATTAgagatgttggtgtttgtggggTTCTCTGAAGGTGTGATTAGAGATGTTGGTGTCTCCATGTAGGGCGTGGTGTTTGTGGGGTCCTCTGAAGGTGTGATTAGAGATGTTTATGTCTCCATGTAGGGCGTGGTGTTTGTGGGGTCCTCTGAAGGTGTGATTAGAGATGTTTGTGTCTCCATGTAGGGCGTGGTGTTTGTGGGGTCCTCTGAAGGTGTGATTAGAGTGCCTGTCTCAAACTGCTCCTTCTACTCAAGCTGTGCAGAGTGTGTGTTGACTCAGGACCCATTCTGTGGCTGGGACCCAGCGGACAAAGCCTGTGTCCCAGTGTCCAACATGAAATCTACTTTGTGAGTATCAAAGTTTCTCACTTAGTCTTTTGGTTGGACTCCAGGACTGTTTTTTTTCTATTGTACTGTAGACACaatttaacaatgaatatgcTTTAGCATATACAAAGGTGTCAATTCCagattcagaaagtaaaagtcctcaccaggattttgctcaagcttgctacaTTTATTTTCTAATTGGTGCAattcaggaagcctgagcaaaatcctggtgaggacttttactttctgaacctggaattgacacctctgagcatatataaaatgtgtacaacattctctgtctccatctgtgtgtgtgtgtgtgtgtgtgtgtgcaaacagATCCCAGGATGTAGAAAATGGCAATGTCACAGAACAGTGTGAAAACTTGGACAACACAGCACTTGTCCCCAGTAAATCCTCTTTCCTGTTTTGCATTTCAAAGTTTCTAGTGTGAAGTGAGCAGTCTGCCAGTGTCagggtttgtctgtgtgtgtccctgttcCAGAGGAGGTCTACGCCCATGCAGACCAGCTGGTCCTGCTCCCGTGCGCTCCACGCTCCAGTCTGGACCACGTTAGCTGGAGGTTCTCCAATCACAGCGTGGTGCCTCTGTCCCCCTACCTGCAGCAGCGAGAAGACAACCTGCTCATCCTCGTCACGCCCAGAACTGCTTTGGAGTTCCACTGTGTTTCTGAACAGCAGGGTCTCCAGGAAACGCTGGCCATTTACTCTGTGAAAGCACAAGTTCCTGCTCACTCCCTGAGTTCCTCACACACCTCGCTGCACCCTGAATACACACCGAGTAGCTGCCtgcctcttacacacacaaagagctACTATGATGAGCTGCTAGCTGTTTCCGGTCTGCTGGCTGTATGTCTGTGCTTGCTCGCTGCTGCCACAGTGTGTTGGTGGAGACGGAGTCACACTGCTGGCCATGAGCAGATTACCAACTAAACATTAGCATGAAGAGACCTGCACAAATATCATGATAATCACAGTACATGACTATACACaataaaataagataaataAAATATGGCTTACTGCCATCTGAACTATGGAGTTTTCATGTACAGGCAATTTTCTCTATattataaaacaataaaaatattttgaCTGTGGTGCAGGAATACATTTCGGGCAAATAAGTATtgtgattgttttttttttcatttttcatatttttgaCAAAGAGGAATTATATCTGTGGACACGGAGTGTCCTGTTAACAAAACAGCGATTACACCTACTTATATTTACATGAAATATTCTCAACCACGTAACAA
This region of Brachyhypopomus gauderio isolate BG-103 unplaced genomic scaffold, BGAUD_0.2 sc49, whole genome shotgun sequence genomic DNA includes:
- the sema4aa gene encoding semaphorin-4A isoform X2, translated to MAPMLGAPGRPLSQLNDVQNTSTLLLSPDAATLFVGGRDAVLSIDVSQSDGITLKNKFDWVAPEDCGRDSGVSNKICTNFVRILQFINSTHLYACASGPSRPLYTILTADSLNISKMPEQVKGHCPYREKERSTALVVDGKLFTATTSDYFGKTPVIGRYFSDNRNDLQLSDPKPLKDATFISSFFIPSEGKVLFFFREEGTEYKFINEFTVSRVAQVCIDDTGGKRVLQKQWTSFAKSHLVCQVEKQLPFAVLQDIVMVPPADDKTPENTVFYGTFSSQWALASGRSAVCAFTLADIKAAFSGNYQTYNVETGQWKEKSNTDATLGKCGLHNASDSTLTLVKKAFLTAKKVQAAVHMQGFTSTEVYSRITAQRVQAHNGYIYTILYLLSETGYLHKVVLLKDRYHIIEAIQVFKQPQITTTILLSITKGVVFVGSSEGVIRVPVSNCSFYSSCAECVLTQDPFCGWDPADKACVPVSNMKSTLSQDVENGNVTEQCENLDNTALVPKEVYAHADQLVLLPCAPRSSLDHVSWRFSNHSVVPLSPYLQQREDNLLILVTPRTALEFHCVSEQQGLQETLAIYSVKAQVPAHSLSSSHTSLHPEYTPSSCLPLTHTKSYYDELLAVSGLLAVCLCLLAAATVCWWRRSHTAGHEQITN
- the sema4aa gene encoding semaphorin-4A isoform X1 → MTGVHGFWTFCIILGFLHLSQSGVTPRTSFLIGAPGRPLSQLNDVQNTSTLLLSPDAATLFVGGRDAVLSIDVSQSDGITLKNKFDWVAPEDCGRDSGVSNKICTNFVRILQFINSTHLYACASGPSRPLYTILTADSLNISKMPEQVKGHCPYREKERSTALVVDGKLFTATTSDYFGKTPVIGRYFSDNRNDLQLSDPKPLKDATFISSFFIPSEGKVLFFFREEGTEYKFINEFTVSRVAQVCIDDTGGKRVLQKQWTSFAKSHLVCQVEKQLPFAVLQDIVMVPPADDKTPENTVFYGTFSSQWALASGRSAVCAFTLADIKAAFSGNYQTYNVETGQWKEKSNTDATLGKCGLHNASDSTLTLVKKAFLTAKKVQAAVHMQGFTSTEVYSRITAQRVQAHNGYIYTILYLLSETGYLHKVVLLKDRYHIIEAIQVFKQPQITTTILLSITKGVVFVGSSEGVIRVPVSNCSFYSSCAECVLTQDPFCGWDPADKACVPVSNMKSTLSQDVENGNVTEQCENLDNTALVPKEVYAHADQLVLLPCAPRSSLDHVSWRFSNHSVVPLSPYLQQREDNLLILVTPRTALEFHCVSEQQGLQETLAIYSVKAQVPAHSLSSSHTSLHPEYTPSSCLPLTHTKSYYDELLAVSGLLAVCLCLLAAATVCWWRRSHTAGHEQITN